Proteins encoded within one genomic window of Kibdelosporangium phytohabitans:
- a CDS encoding ESX secretion-associated protein EspG — MKTARNRPAGAPGPVFTISDLAFQVLWEYLGLLDMPETLTVSHHSPDQRGMVSKAWSELQRAGLADSTAPHPRLVALMNILARPRLAVGARLWLGGPVRAYAATAGDQAAFGVHVGGYVNIHAIRPEDIARAPVSLLLEASPGPGCTVSLPNEVIADARFRSIAGPGTRTRPRAPRIGSQEANWLAETIYGAEDRGEFTAAVIDHMGYSVRDDELVGFFDSPNGRYLIEEYRAADGRDWTTVEPATGKMLVDCIDRTLLTLSGHLVSELARATEPAFTR, encoded by the coding sequence ATGAAAACCGCAAGAAACAGACCCGCGGGTGCGCCCGGACCGGTCTTCACCATCTCGGACCTGGCGTTCCAGGTGCTGTGGGAGTACCTCGGACTGCTGGACATGCCGGAGACCTTGACCGTGTCGCACCACAGTCCCGACCAGCGCGGAATGGTGTCCAAGGCCTGGTCGGAGCTCCAGCGCGCCGGGCTCGCCGACTCCACCGCGCCGCATCCCCGGCTGGTCGCGCTGATGAACATCCTGGCACGACCTCGCCTCGCTGTCGGAGCACGGCTGTGGCTGGGCGGCCCGGTCCGCGCCTACGCCGCGACCGCGGGTGACCAGGCCGCGTTCGGCGTGCACGTCGGTGGTTACGTGAACATCCACGCCATCCGCCCCGAGGACATCGCCCGCGCGCCCGTCTCGCTGCTGCTGGAAGCCTCACCCGGGCCCGGCTGCACGGTGTCGTTGCCCAACGAGGTCATCGCCGACGCCCGGTTCCGGTCCATCGCGGGACCCGGCACCAGGACCCGGCCGCGCGCGCCGCGCATCGGCTCGCAGGAGGCGAACTGGCTCGCCGAAACGATCTACGGCGCGGAGGACCGCGGCGAGTTCACCGCGGCCGTGATCGACCACATGGGATATTCCGTGCGGGACGACGAACTGGTCGGGTTCTTCGACTCGCCCAACGGCCGCTACCTGATCGAGGAGTACCGCGCGGCCGACGGCCGCGACTGGACCACTGTGGAGCCCGCCACCGGCAAGATGCTGGTCGACTGCATCGACCGGACCCTGCTGACGTTGAGCGGCCACCTGGTGAGCGAACTGGCGCGCGCGACCGAACCGGCCTTCACCCGCTGA